A window of Euwallacea similis isolate ESF13 chromosome 10, ESF131.1, whole genome shotgun sequence contains these coding sequences:
- the acj6 gene encoding inhibitory POU protein isoform X3, translating to MYSPDKMMGAKGPTGLHGPITSSGACFAGRYSPTYRNPEPMPRRCMPNPSSRILEDASIMCNSWSPRHNGDIFSGLNDGLISRAEALAAVDIKHQGSGGPGGLPQLKHDMMYHHSMTAPPPVSRPYHMGHMDGLEMLDPISSSSMTTLTPMSETPSHMHSAYGTNHFMNHHHHGGPLSGHGAPGHHPGHGGHPGAHHTSAMAAAAAAAAVAGLHPDADTDPRELEAFAERFKQRRIKLGVTQADVGKALANLKLPGVGALSQSTICRFESLTLSHNNMIALKPILQAWLEEAEAQAKNKRRDPDAPSVLPAGEKKRKRTSIAAPEKRSLEAYFAVQPRPSGEKIAAIAEKLDLKKNVVRVWFCNQRQKQKRMKFAAQH from the exons ATGTACTCTCCGGACAAGATGATGGGGGCCAAGGGCCCCACGGGGCTGCACGGCCCCATTACGTCGTCGGGGGCTTGTTTTGCCGGCAGGTACTCGCCCACATACAGAAACCCGGAACCCATGCCCAGGCGGTGCATGCCCAATCCGTCG AGCCGAATTCTAGAAGATGCATCGATAATGTGCAACTCGTGGTCTCCGAGACACAAT GGAGACATCTTCTCGGGCCTCAATGACGGCCTAATCAGCCGGGCCGAGGCCCTGGCGGCCGTCGACATCAAGCACCAGGGCTCCGGGGGCCCCGGCGGCCTACCCCAGCTCAAGCACGACATGATGTACCACCACAGTATGACGGCACCACCTCCGGTTAGTAGACCGTATCAT atggGCCACATGGACGGCCTAGAAATGCTGGACCCCATTTCGTCCTCCTCCATGACGACATTGACACCCATGTCCGAAACTCCTTCGCATATGCACTCGGCCTACGGCACCAATCACTTCATGAACCACCACCACCATGGAGGTCCGCTGTCTGGCCATGGAGCACCAG GACACCACCCAGGACACGGTGGACACCCAGGAGCACACCATACATCAGCGATGGCTGCGGCGGCGGCAGCTGCCGCTGTCGCTGGCCTTCATCCAGATGCAGACACCGATCCCAGGGAATTGGAGGCTTTTGCCGAGAG ATTCAAACAGCGTCGCATCAAACTGGGAGTTACCCAGGCGGACGTGGGCAAAGCCCTCGCCAACCTCAAACTCCCGGGGGTAGGTGCCCTCTCTCAATCGACGATCTGCAGATTCGAATCCCTCACCCTCTCCCACAACAACATGATTGCCCTGAAACCAATCCTGCAGGCGTGGCTGGAGGAAGCCGAGGCGCAGGCCAAAAACAAGCGAAGAGACCCAGATGCGCCCAGTGTCCTCCCTGCTGGCGAGAAGAAGAGAAAGAGGACCTCCATAGCCGCTCCGGAAAAGAGGAGCCTGGAGGCATATTTTGCGGTTCAGCCGCGGCCCAGTGGCGAAAAGATCGCCGCTATAGCAGAAAAGTTGGATTTGAAGAAGAACGTGGTGCGCGTGTGGTTCTGCAATCAGAGGCAGAAGCAGAAGAGGATGAAGTTCGCGGCGCAGCACTGA
- the Pms2 gene encoding mismatch repair endonuclease PMS2: protein MDPPLSTTQESYIRPINKDTVHRICSGQVVLSLAVAMKELVENAIDAGASSIDIQLREYGAEALEVSDNGSGVHSDSFQALTLKNYTSKIQDYEDLANIGTLGFRGEALSSLCALADVQITTRHVSAELATRLKYDYGGNIISQENAARQQGTTVTLKNLFSTLPVRKKEFEKNLKKEFTKMCNLLYAYCLLPSGVRYSCTNTTKGVTSTVVSTQGLKTVRENIISVFSIKQLASLVEVIAVTPDEQICQEYGLDLVPAQELSFEINCLISSAIHGNGRSSTDRQFFYINNRPCEPYKVIKLVNKIYKEFNTKQYPFIYLNIIAKCLVDVNITPDKRQVFIEQEKLLLATIKASLIEAFKECPSTFKVTTNKGVKRHFSDGVIASKNIFETFNKKSKSLTSYGFNQASCEDLANSEAEADKNLKELVKIACELTKDKEDNDQTNEEFKVSIESPQKSSQRKEVSLQFNVKSTATNTSSNHHNNIVKFRSNITPESNATAEEELNRHIKKTQFKEMEIIGQFNSGFIITKLDNDLFIIDQHATDEKYNFEKLQQSTVLETQKLVTPKLLELTAAARSTLLEHEQVFNQSGFSFKKDPSETLISLTSVPISERMVFGKGDIDEMIFMLQEDSSCSQSCKPSRVKAMLASRACRKSVMIGKTLSIREMRRIVDHMGEIEQPWNCPHGRPTMRHLLNLSLLTDKIDSK, encoded by the coding sequence ATGGATCCACCTCTCTCAACAACTCAAGAATCTTATATAAGACCCATAAATAAAGACACAGTGCACCGAATATGTTCAGGCCAAGTAGTGCTGAGCCTTGCAGTTGCAATGAAAGAACTGGTGGAGAATGCCATAGACGCAGGAGCCTCCTCCATAGATATCCAGCTTCGTGAATATGGCGCTGAAGCCTTGGAGGTGTCAGACAATGGCTCTGGAGTACACTCAGACAGTTTCCAAGCATTGACATTGAAGAATTACACCTCCAAGATACAAGACTATGAAGATTTAGCAAATATTGGGACGTTGGGTTTCAGGGGCGAAGCCCTCAGCTCTTTATGTGCGCTGGCTGATGTGCAGATTACCACTAGACATGTGTCAGCTGAATTGGCTACTCGGCTAAAGTATGATTATGGAGGCAACATAATCAGCCAGGAAAATGCTGCTAGGCAACAAGGAACTACAGTAactcttaaaaatttattctcGACTTTGCCAGTAAGGAAAAAAGAGTTTGAGAAGAACTTAAAGAAAGAGTTTACCAAGATGTGTAATCTGTTATATGCTTATTGTTTACTGCCAAGTGGAGTTAGGTACTCATGCACCAACACAACTAAAGGAGTCACAAGCACTGTTGTAAGCACTCAAGGGCTTAAAACTGTGAGAGAGAACATTATTAGTGTATTCAGCATTAAACAACTGGCCTCTTTAGTGGAAGTGATAGCTGTGACACCTGACGAGCAAATTTGTCAAGAATATGGACTTGATTTAGTCCCTGCCCAAGAACTTTCCTTTGAAATAAACTGCCTGATTTCAAGTGCAATTCATGGCAATGGCCGGAGCTCTACTGacagacaatttttttacatcaacAACCGTCCCTGTGAGCCctataaagtaattaaactTGTAAACAAAATCTATAAAGAATTCAACACCAAACAATATCCTTTCATATATCTCAATATCATTGCAAAGTGCCTAGTTGATGTAAATATAACCCCAGACAAAAGACAAGTCTTCATCGAACAGGAAAAGTTACTTTTGGCCACCATCAAAGCCTCTCTAATAGAAGCCTTCAAAGAATGCCCTTCAACTTTTAAAGTTACAACAAATAAAGGAGTAAAACGTCACTTCTCTGATGGAGTAATTGCCAGcaaaaatatctttgagaCCTTCAATAAGAAGTCTAAATCTCTTACCTCTTATGGGTTTAATCAAGCCTCCTGTGAGGATTTAGCCAACAGTGAGGCTGAGGCTGACAAGAATCTTAAGGAGCTTGTGAAAATTGCCTGTGAACTTACTAAAGATAAGGAGGATAATGATCAAACAAATGAGGAATTTAAAGTCTCTATTGAAAGCCCTCAAAAGAGCTCTCAAAGAAAAGAGGTGTCCCTTCAGTTTAATGTTAAGTCTACTGCAACCAACACATCATCAAATCATCACAACAATATTGTGAAATTCCGGTCCAACATTACTCCAGAAAGTAATGCTACTGCAGAAGAAGAGCTCAACAGGCACATTAAGAAAACTCAGTTCaaagaaatggaaataatCGGGCAGTTCAATTCAGGTTTCATAATAACCAAACTTGACAATGATCTCTTTATTATCGACCAACATGCCACTgatgaaaaatataactttgaaAAACTTCAACAGAGCACTGTTTTGGAGACACAAAAACTTGTAACCCCCAAATTGCTGGAGTTGACTGCAGCAGCTAGAAGCACCTTACTGGAACATGAACAAGTCTTCAACCAAAGCGGCTTTAGTTTCAAAAAAGATCCCTCagaaactttaatttctctcACCTCGGTGCCAATAAGTGAAAGAATGGTTTTTGGAAAAGGGGACATAGatgaaatgatttttatgCTGCAAGAAGATTCAAGCTGCAGCCAGAGCTGCAAACCTTCGCGAGTTAAAGCCATGCTGGCCTCCAGGGCTTGCAGGAAGAGTGTAATGATAGGAAAGACTTTGTCAATTAGGGAGATGCGCAGGATTGTGGACCACATGGGAGAGATTGAGCAGCCCTGGAATTGCCCTCATGGGCGACCTACTATGAGGCATCTGCTAAATTTGAGTTTGCTCACTGATAAGATTGATAgcaagtaa
- the acj6 gene encoding inhibitory POU protein isoform X2 — translation MYSPDKMMGAKGPTGLHGPITSSGACFAGRYSPTYRNPEPMPRRCMPNPSSRILEDASIMCNSWSPRHNGDIFSGLNDGLISRAEALAAVDIKHQGSGGPGGLPQLKHDMMYHHSMTAPPPVSRPYHMGHMDGLEMLDPISSSSMTTLTPMSETPSHMHSAYGTNHFMNHHHHGGPLSGHGAPGRHHPGHGGHPGAHHTSAMAAAAAAAAVAGLHPDADTDPRELEAFAERFKQRRIKLGVTQADVGKALANLKLPGVGALSQSTICRFESLTLSHNNMIALKPILQAWLEEAEAQAKNKRRDPDAPSVLPAGEKKRKRTSIAAPEKRSLEAYFAVQPRPSGEKIAAIAEKLDLKKNVVRVWFCNQRQKQKRMKFAAQH, via the exons ATGTACTCTCCGGACAAGATGATGGGGGCCAAGGGCCCCACGGGGCTGCACGGCCCCATTACGTCGTCGGGGGCTTGTTTTGCCGGCAGGTACTCGCCCACATACAGAAACCCGGAACCCATGCCCAGGCGGTGCATGCCCAATCCGTCG AGCCGAATTCTAGAAGATGCATCGATAATGTGCAACTCGTGGTCTCCGAGACACAAT GGAGACATCTTCTCGGGCCTCAATGACGGCCTAATCAGCCGGGCCGAGGCCCTGGCGGCCGTCGACATCAAGCACCAGGGCTCCGGGGGCCCCGGCGGCCTACCCCAGCTCAAGCACGACATGATGTACCACCACAGTATGACGGCACCACCTCCGGTTAGTAGACCGTATCAT atggGCCACATGGACGGCCTAGAAATGCTGGACCCCATTTCGTCCTCCTCCATGACGACATTGACACCCATGTCCGAAACTCCTTCGCATATGCACTCGGCCTACGGCACCAATCACTTCATGAACCACCACCACCATGGAGGTCCGCTGTCTGGCCATGGAGCACCAGGTA GACACCACCCAGGACACGGTGGACACCCAGGAGCACACCATACATCAGCGATGGCTGCGGCGGCGGCAGCTGCCGCTGTCGCTGGCCTTCATCCAGATGCAGACACCGATCCCAGGGAATTGGAGGCTTTTGCCGAGAG ATTCAAACAGCGTCGCATCAAACTGGGAGTTACCCAGGCGGACGTGGGCAAAGCCCTCGCCAACCTCAAACTCCCGGGGGTAGGTGCCCTCTCTCAATCGACGATCTGCAGATTCGAATCCCTCACCCTCTCCCACAACAACATGATTGCCCTGAAACCAATCCTGCAGGCGTGGCTGGAGGAAGCCGAGGCGCAGGCCAAAAACAAGCGAAGAGACCCAGATGCGCCCAGTGTCCTCCCTGCTGGCGAGAAGAAGAGAAAGAGGACCTCCATAGCCGCTCCGGAAAAGAGGAGCCTGGAGGCATATTTTGCGGTTCAGCCGCGGCCCAGTGGCGAAAAGATCGCCGCTATAGCAGAAAAGTTGGATTTGAAGAAGAACGTGGTGCGCGTGTGGTTCTGCAATCAGAGGCAGAAGCAGAAGAGGATGAAGTTCGCGGCGCAGCACTGA
- the acj6 gene encoding inhibitory POU protein isoform X1, with translation MYSPDKMMGAKGPTGLHGPITSSGACFAGRYSPTYRNPEPMPRRCMPNPSSRILEDASIMCNSWSPRHNGDIFSGLNDGLISRAEALAAVDIKHQGSGGPGGLPQLKHDMMYHHSMTAPPPMGHMDGLEMLDPISSSSMTTLTPMSETPSHMHSAYGTNHFMNHHHHGGPLSGHGAPGSEVIHYFSILYVYYQFITGHHPGHGGHPGAHHTSAMAAAAAAAAVAGLHPDADTDPRELEAFAERFKQRRIKLGVTQADVGKALANLKLPGVGALSQSTICRFESLTLSHNNMIALKPILQAWLEEAEAQAKNKRRDPDAPSVLPAGEKKRKRTSIAAPEKRSLEAYFAVQPRPSGEKIAAIAEKLDLKKNVVRVWFCNQRQKQKRMKFAAQH, from the exons ATGTACTCTCCGGACAAGATGATGGGGGCCAAGGGCCCCACGGGGCTGCACGGCCCCATTACGTCGTCGGGGGCTTGTTTTGCCGGCAGGTACTCGCCCACATACAGAAACCCGGAACCCATGCCCAGGCGGTGCATGCCCAATCCGTCG AGCCGAATTCTAGAAGATGCATCGATAATGTGCAACTCGTGGTCTCCGAGACACAAT GGAGACATCTTCTCGGGCCTCAATGACGGCCTAATCAGCCGGGCCGAGGCCCTGGCGGCCGTCGACATCAAGCACCAGGGCTCCGGGGGCCCCGGCGGCCTACCCCAGCTCAAGCACGACATGATGTACCACCACAGTATGACGGCACCACCTCCG atggGCCACATGGACGGCCTAGAAATGCTGGACCCCATTTCGTCCTCCTCCATGACGACATTGACACCCATGTCCGAAACTCCTTCGCATATGCACTCGGCCTACGGCACCAATCACTTCATGAACCACCACCACCATGGAGGTCCGCTGTCTGGCCATGGAGCACCAGGTAGTGAAGTTATACACTATTTTTCTATCCTATACGTTTACTATCAATTCATTACAGGACACCACCCAGGACACGGTGGACACCCAGGAGCACACCATACATCAGCGATGGCTGCGGCGGCGGCAGCTGCCGCTGTCGCTGGCCTTCATCCAGATGCAGACACCGATCCCAGGGAATTGGAGGCTTTTGCCGAGAG ATTCAAACAGCGTCGCATCAAACTGGGAGTTACCCAGGCGGACGTGGGCAAAGCCCTCGCCAACCTCAAACTCCCGGGGGTAGGTGCCCTCTCTCAATCGACGATCTGCAGATTCGAATCCCTCACCCTCTCCCACAACAACATGATTGCCCTGAAACCAATCCTGCAGGCGTGGCTGGAGGAAGCCGAGGCGCAGGCCAAAAACAAGCGAAGAGACCCAGATGCGCCCAGTGTCCTCCCTGCTGGCGAGAAGAAGAGAAAGAGGACCTCCATAGCCGCTCCGGAAAAGAGGAGCCTGGAGGCATATTTTGCGGTTCAGCCGCGGCCCAGTGGCGAAAAGATCGCCGCTATAGCAGAAAAGTTGGATTTGAAGAAGAACGTGGTGCGCGTGTGGTTCTGCAATCAGAGGCAGAAGCAGAAGAGGATGAAGTTCGCGGCGCAGCACTGA